Proteins encoded together in one Amblyomma americanum isolate KBUSLIRL-KWMA chromosome 1, ASM5285725v1, whole genome shotgun sequence window:
- the LOC144120421 gene encoding uncharacterized protein LOC144120421, producing MQDDLSQGTDRCCESESCRYIATCAALPSGQTPDAELEKRFVNSGPRRTSTIGATFAALPSGQTPDAELEKRFVASEPRSTSTIGATCAALPSGQPPDAELAKRFVASWPCSTNGRQDAGDDHHHLRGKGEQILKLREAPAQKCTQPVTAVSLPPLPARQRRNPRTASAEEQDITFRSTYRHVSQAAVARRASDRGIQFCCLGQLVEVVVTVTSDDDIRLRLNSDRD from the exons ATGCAGGACGATCTTAGTCAAGGAACTGACCGCTGCTGTGAGAGCGAGAGCTGCCGGTACATCGCGACTTGTGCCGCGCTTCCATCTGGGCAgacaccggacgccgagctcgaaAAGCGCTTCGTCAACTCGGGGCCACGCAGGACCAGCACCATCGGAGCAACCTTTGCCGCGCTTCCATCTGGGCAgacaccggacgccgagctcgaaaagcgcttcgtcgcctcggagCCTCGGAGCACCagtaccatcggagcaacctgtgccgcacttccatctgggcagccaccggacgccgagctcgccaagcgcttcgttgCCTCGTGGCCATGCAGCACCAATGGAAGACAAGACGCCGGTgacgaccaccaccacctccgTGGCAAAGGCGAACAGATACTTAAGCTCCGAGAAGCGCCTGCGCAGAAATGCACGCAGCCGGTCACAGCCGTTAGCCTTCCCCCACTACCTGCACG CCAACGACGCAACCCTCGCACCGCGTCTGCTGAGGAGCAAGACATTACCTTCCGCTCCACGTATCGTCACGTAAGTCAAGCTGCTGTCGCTCGGAGGGCGTCCGACCGAGGAATACAGTTCTGCTGCCTCGGCCAGCTGGTTGA gGTCGTCGTCACCGTCACGTCTGACGACGATATAAGACTCAGGTTAAATTCTGATCGAGATTAA